The following coding sequences lie in one Methylosinus sp. PW1 genomic window:
- the fusA gene encoding elongation factor G — MPRSHPIEDYRNFGIMAHIDAGKTTTTERILYYSGKSHKIGEVHEGAATMDWMEQEQERGITITSAATTTFWNGKRLNIIDTPGHVDFTIEVERSLRVLDGAVCVLDGNQGVEPQTETVWRQADKYAVPRVVFVNKMDKIGADFYRCVDDIVTKVGGKPVCLQLPIGSENLFKGIVDLVRMKAVVWDDEGLGAKYHDEEIPADLLDKAKEYRTTLIEAAVELDDDAMAAYLDGQEPSEETLKKLVRKAVRQTAFHPVFCGSAFKNKGVQPLLDAVVDYLPSPVDREAIKGVDMNTGDELVRNPSDSEPFSMLAFKIMDDPFVGTITFCRVYSGKIDSGTTVLNSTKDKKERVGRMLLMHANNREDIKEAYAGDIVALAGLKETRTGDTLCDTLKPAILERMEFPEPVIEIAIEPKSKADQEKLGIALQKLAAEDPSFRVSTDQESGQTILKGMGELHLDIKVDILKRTYKVDANIGAPQVAYRERLTKRVEIDYTHKKQTGGTGQFARVIIIFEPNEPGAGNVFESKIVGGSVPKEYIPGVEKGINSVMGSGILAGFPVVDVKATLIDGGFHDVDSSVLAFEIASRAAFRDALQKGGSVLLEPIMKVEVVTPEEYTGSVIGDINSRRGQIQGQDMRGNAVVVDAMVPLANMFGYVNQLRSFTQGRANYTMQFDHYDQVPEAESKKVQAKYA, encoded by the coding sequence ATGCCCCGTAGCCATCCCATCGAAGACTATCGCAACTTCGGCATCATGGCCCACATCGACGCGGGCAAGACGACGACGACCGAGCGTATTCTGTACTACTCCGGCAAGAGCCATAAGATCGGCGAGGTGCATGAAGGCGCCGCGACGATGGATTGGATGGAGCAGGAGCAGGAGCGCGGCATCACGATCACCTCCGCCGCGACGACGACCTTCTGGAACGGCAAGCGCCTGAACATCATCGACACGCCCGGCCACGTCGACTTCACCATCGAGGTGGAGCGCTCGCTGCGCGTGCTCGACGGCGCCGTCTGCGTTCTCGACGGCAATCAAGGCGTCGAGCCGCAGACCGAGACCGTGTGGCGTCAGGCCGACAAATATGCGGTTCCGCGCGTCGTCTTCGTCAATAAGATGGACAAGATCGGCGCCGATTTCTATCGCTGCGTCGACGATATCGTCACCAAGGTCGGCGGCAAGCCGGTCTGCCTGCAGCTGCCGATCGGCTCCGAGAATCTGTTCAAGGGCATTGTCGATCTGGTCCGCATGAAGGCGGTGGTCTGGGACGACGAGGGTCTCGGCGCGAAATATCACGACGAAGAGATCCCGGCCGATCTGCTGGACAAGGCGAAAGAGTATCGCACCACGCTGATCGAGGCGGCGGTCGAGCTCGACGACGACGCCATGGCCGCCTATCTCGACGGCCAGGAGCCGAGCGAGGAGACGCTGAAGAAGCTCGTCCGCAAGGCTGTTCGTCAGACCGCCTTCCATCCGGTGTTCTGCGGCTCGGCCTTCAAGAACAAGGGCGTGCAGCCGCTGCTCGACGCGGTCGTCGACTATTTGCCGTCGCCGGTCGATCGCGAGGCGATCAAGGGCGTGGACATGAACACCGGCGACGAGCTGGTGCGCAATCCGTCCGACAGCGAGCCTTTCTCCATGCTCGCCTTCAAGATCATGGACGACCCCTTCGTCGGCACCATCACCTTCTGCCGCGTCTATTCCGGCAAAATCGACTCGGGCACCACCGTGCTCAACTCGACCAAGGACAAGAAAGAGCGCGTCGGCCGCATGCTGCTGATGCACGCCAATAACCGCGAGGACATCAAGGAAGCCTATGCGGGCGACATCGTCGCTCTCGCCGGCCTCAAGGAGACCCGCACCGGTGACACGCTCTGCGACACTCTGAAGCCTGCGATTCTGGAGCGCATGGAGTTCCCGGAGCCGGTCATCGAGATCGCCATCGAGCCGAAGTCCAAGGCCGATCAGGAGAAGCTCGGCATCGCGCTCCAGAAGCTCGCCGCCGAGGACCCGTCCTTCCGCGTCTCGACCGATCAGGAGAGCGGCCAGACCATTCTGAAGGGAATGGGCGAGCTGCATCTCGACATCAAGGTCGATATTCTGAAGCGCACCTATAAGGTCGACGCCAATATCGGCGCGCCGCAGGTCGCCTATCGCGAGCGGCTGACGAAGCGCGTCGAGATCGACTACACGCATAAGAAGCAGACCGGCGGCACCGGCCAGTTCGCCCGCGTCATCATTATTTTCGAGCCGAACGAGCCCGGCGCCGGCAATGTCTTCGAGTCGAAGATCGTCGGCGGCTCGGTGCCGAAGGAATATATCCCCGGCGTCGAGAAGGGCATCAACAGCGTGATGGGGTCCGGCATTCTCGCGGGCTTCCCCGTCGTCGACGTCAAGGCGACGCTGATCGACGGCGGCTTTCACGACGTCGACTCGTCGGTGCTCGCCTTCGAGATCGCTTCGCGCGCCGCCTTCCGCGACGCGCTGCAGAAGGGCGGCTCGGTGCTGCTCGAGCCGATCATGAAGGTCGAGGTGGTGACGCCCGAGGAATATACGGGCTCGGTCATCGGCGACATCAACTCGCGGCGCGGGCAGATCCAGGGTCAGGACATGCGCGGCAATGCGGTCGTCGTCGATGCGATGGTGCCGCTCGCCAACATGTTCGGCTATGTCAATCAGCTGCGTTCCTTCACCCAGGGACGCGCGAACTACACGATGCAATTCGACCACTACGACCAGGTCCCCGAGGCGGAGTCGAAGAAGGTTCAGGCGAAATACGCCTGA
- the rpsG gene encoding 30S ribosomal protein S7 → MSRRHRAEKREIIEDAKFGDSVVTKFMNSIMYDGKKSVAEAIVYGAFDIIEAKAKSDPLQVFKSALENVAPAIEVRSRRVGGATYQVPVEVRNERRQALAIRWIITAARARNDKTMVDRLSAELLDASNNRGNAVKKREDTHRMAEANRAFSHYRW, encoded by the coding sequence ATGTCGCGTCGCCATCGCGCCGAGAAGCGGGAAATCATCGAGGACGCCAAGTTCGGCGATTCCGTCGTCACCAAGTTCATGAACTCGATCATGTACGACGGCAAGAAGTCGGTCGCCGAGGCGATCGTCTACGGAGCCTTCGACATCATCGAGGCCAAGGCCAAGAGCGATCCTCTGCAGGTGTTCAAGTCGGCGCTCGAGAATGTCGCGCCGGCGATCGAGGTTCGCTCGCGGCGCGTCGGCGGCGCCACCTATCAGGTGCCGGTCGAGGTCCGCAACGAGCGTCGTCAGGCGCTGGCGATCCGCTGGATCATCACGGCGGCGCGCGCCCGCAACGACAAGACGATGGTCGATCGTCTTTCGGCGGAGCTGCTCGACGCCTCCAACAACCGCGGCAATGCGGTGAAGAAGCGCGAGGACACGCACCGCATGGCGGAAGCGAACCGCGCCTTCTCGCACTATCGCTGGTAA
- the rpsL gene encoding 30S ribosomal protein S12 codes for MPTISQLIRKPRQPKTYREKSRHLGACPQKRGVCTRVYTTTPKKPNSALRKVAKVRLTNGFEVIGYIPGEGHNLQEHSVVMIRGGRVKDLPGVRYHILRGVLDTQGVKDRKQRRSKYGAKRPK; via the coding sequence ATGCCGACGATCAGCCAGTTGATCCGCAAGCCGCGGCAACCGAAGACCTACCGCGAGAAGTCCCGCCATCTCGGGGCCTGCCCCCAGAAGCGCGGCGTCTGCACGCGCGTCTACACGACGACGCCGAAGAAGCCGAACTCGGCTCTCCGCAAGGTCGCCAAGGTGCGCCTGACCAATGGCTTCGAGGTCATCGGCTACATTCCGGGCGAGGGTCATAACCTCCAGGAGCACTCGGTGGTCATGATCCGCGGCGGCCGCGTGAAGGACCTTCCCGGCGTGCGCTATCACATTCTGCGCGGCGTGCTCGACACGCAGGGCGTCAAGGACCGTAAGCAACGCCGTTCGAAATACGGCGCGAAGCGTCCGAAGTAA
- a CDS encoding CoA ester lyase: MKLPNQFYRPLAIGAPAPLRELPVKVERMIHFVPPHLEKLRAKVPELVRQVDVVLGNLEDAIPADAKEAARKGFIEMAKSTEFGSTGLWTRINSLNSPWILDDLIEIVAAVGNKLDVVMLPKVEGPWDIHYLDQLLAQLEARNGVTKPILIHAILETAEGVKNVDAIAAASPRMHGISLGPADLAASRAMKTTRVGGGHPDYRVLADADPGQGLRPSYQQDLWHYTIAKMVDACASAGIKAFYGPFGDFSDSPACESQFRNAFLLGCAGAWSLHPTQIAIAKRVFSPDPAEVAFARRVLEAMPDGTGAVMIDGRMQDDATWKQCKVVVDLARQVAANDPDYAAIYGF, encoded by the coding sequence ATGAAACTCCCCAATCAATTCTACCGCCCGCTCGCCATCGGCGCGCCGGCGCCCTTGCGCGAGCTTCCGGTCAAGGTCGAGCGGATGATCCATTTCGTGCCGCCCCATTTGGAGAAGCTGCGCGCCAAGGTGCCCGAGCTCGTCCGCCAAGTGGATGTGGTGCTCGGCAATCTCGAGGACGCCATTCCCGCCGACGCCAAGGAAGCCGCCCGCAAAGGCTTCATCGAGATGGCCAAATCCACGGAGTTCGGCTCCACCGGCCTGTGGACGCGCATCAATTCGCTGAACTCGCCCTGGATTCTCGACGATCTGATCGAGATCGTCGCCGCCGTCGGCAATAAGCTCGACGTGGTGATGCTGCCCAAGGTCGAAGGCCCCTGGGACATTCATTATCTCGATCAGCTGCTCGCCCAGCTCGAGGCCCGCAATGGCGTGACCAAGCCCATTCTCATTCACGCCATTCTGGAGACGGCCGAAGGCGTGAAGAATGTGGACGCCATCGCCGCGGCGAGCCCGCGCATGCATGGCATCAGCCTCGGCCCGGCCGATCTCGCCGCCTCGCGGGCGATGAAGACGACGCGCGTCGGCGGCGGCCATCCCGATTATCGCGTGCTGGCGGACGCCGATCCGGGCCAGGGCCTGCGCCCCTCCTATCAGCAGGATTTGTGGCATTACACCATCGCCAAAATGGTCGACGCCTGCGCCTCGGCGGGAATCAAGGCGTTTTACGGGCCGTTCGGCGATTTCTCCGATTCGCCGGCCTGCGAATCGCAATTCCGCAACGCCTTCCTGCTCGGCTGCGCGGGGGCCTGGTCGCTGCATCCGACGCAGATCGCCATCGCTAAGCGCGTCTTCTCGCCGGATCCGGCGGAAGTGGCCTTCGCCCGCCGCGTGCTGGAGGCGATGCCGGACGGCACCGGCGCGGTGATGATCGACGGCCGCATGCAGGACGACGCCACCTGGAAGCAGTGCAAGGTCGTCGTCGATCTCGCCCGTCAGGTCGCCGCCAATGATCCGGATTATGCGGCGATCTACGGTTTCTGA
- the hspQ gene encoding heat shock protein HspQ: MASIDMTRECSAKFTIGQVVKHRRYPFRGVIYDVDPEFANTEEWWLSIPEEVRPRKDQPFYHLFAENSETEYVAYVSEQNLLPDNSGDPVRHPQVEETFERSSDGYYRVKSAKRH; the protein is encoded by the coding sequence ATGGCGTCGATCGATATGACGAGAGAATGTAGCGCCAAATTCACGATCGGGCAGGTCGTCAAGCACCGTCGCTATCCGTTCCGCGGCGTGATCTACGACGTCGATCCCGAATTCGCCAATACGGAAGAATGGTGGCTGTCCATTCCCGAGGAAGTCCGGCCGCGCAAGGACCAGCCCTTCTACCATTTGTTCGCCGAGAATTCGGAGACGGAATATGTCGCCTATGTCTCGGAGCAGAATCTCCTGCCCGACAATTCCGGCGATCCGGTGCGCCATCCGCAGGTCGAGGAGACCTTCGAGCGCTCCTCCGACGGCTATTATCGCGTGAAATCGGCCAAGCGGCACTGA
- a CDS encoding invasion associated locus B family protein, whose product MPIQFPRIVAAVLTGALLVSAGVAQAQQKPAPKPAAPAPAPAAPAQPAAPAQQQAPQGPIKADLVPVQPEWTKVCGADQQSKKEICYTTRDFGAQADQPLLALAVYDPKGDDSKIIRLLLPPGLLLKPGFRFAVGAGALDAGEFEICFPNGCFAQAKVKTALIDQMKKADKMTIVVKNQVNNEVTFLLPLTGFGKSFDGPPVDPKVLEEQQKKLQEELQKKADEERKKLESQQKPAAPAGK is encoded by the coding sequence ATGCCAATTCAATTTCCGCGGATCGTCGCTGCGGTTCTGACGGGGGCTCTCCTCGTTTCGGCGGGCGTGGCGCAGGCTCAGCAGAAGCCGGCTCCCAAGCCTGCGGCGCCGGCTCCCGCCCCCGCGGCTCCGGCGCAACCGGCCGCGCCCGCGCAGCAGCAGGCTCCGCAAGGGCCGATCAAGGCCGATCTCGTCCCCGTGCAGCCGGAGTGGACCAAGGTTTGCGGCGCGGATCAGCAGTCGAAGAAGGAAATCTGCTACACGACGCGCGATTTCGGCGCTCAGGCCGATCAGCCTCTGCTGGCGCTCGCCGTCTATGATCCCAAGGGCGACGACAGCAAGATCATCCGTCTGCTGCTGCCGCCGGGCTTGCTGCTGAAGCCGGGCTTCCGCTTCGCCGTCGGCGCAGGCGCGTTGGACGCCGGCGAGTTCGAGATCTGCTTCCCCAATGGCTGCTTCGCGCAGGCCAAGGTCAAGACGGCGCTCATCGACCAGATGAAGAAAGCCGACAAGATGACCATAGTGGTCAAGAATCAGGTCAACAATGAAGTGACCTTCCTTCTGCCGCTGACGGGCTTCGGCAAGTCCTTCGACGGCCCGCCCGTCGACCCCAAGGTGCTCGAGGAGCAGCAGAAGAAGCTGCAGGAAGAGCTGCAGAAAAAGGCCGACGAAGAGCGCAAGAAGCTCGAGAGCCAGCAGAAGCCGGCCGCGCCCGCCGGGAAGTGA
- a CDS encoding extracellular solute-binding protein, whose amino-acid sequence MTIRAIRAAILATLFPLFFAGAQGASAVAAESHGLAMHGEPALPADFDHLPYADPQAKQGGRLRIGLQGAFDSLNPFNLKAGSTAQGLEGNVIQRLMARSLDEPFTVYGVLARSIDVDDSREHVTFRLDPRARFSDGAPLTSADVRFSFDLLKAKGRPQQRSAYGLVNRVETPDAQTISFDLTGANDRELPLILGFLPVLPKHATDVEHFTDATLKPPIGSGPYVVEEVEPGARLVLKRDPSYWGKDLPMQRGLYNFDQIDVNYFRDANSLFEAFKAGVVDYREESNTTRWASGYDFPAVRDGRVAVETLPSPGPKGMEGFVFNTRRPMFQDTRLREALGLMFDFEWINANLYSGLYTRTKSFFDESELASTGRPASEAERALLAPFPGAVREDILEGRWRPPVHDGSGRDREPARRALELLGEAGYRLVDNRLMKNGDPLSFEIMVANRDQERLALFFASSLQRIGVAASVRLVDEVQYQRRRQKFEFDVMFGTWTASASPGNEQRMRWGSASAAQEGSYNLAGASSPAIDALIAALLSARGREDFVAAVRAYDRALLSGFYIVPLYHSSTQWIAHSTKIARPSKLPRYSPLFGATLETWWRTEP is encoded by the coding sequence ATGACGATTCGAGCGATTCGCGCCGCAATTCTCGCCACGCTTTTCCCCTTGTTCTTCGCAGGGGCGCAAGGCGCGAGCGCCGTCGCCGCCGAGAGCCACGGCCTCGCAATGCATGGCGAGCCGGCTCTCCCGGCCGATTTCGACCATCTGCCCTATGCCGATCCGCAGGCGAAACAGGGCGGCCGGCTGCGAATCGGCCTGCAGGGCGCCTTCGACAGCCTCAATCCTTTCAACCTCAAGGCCGGCTCGACCGCGCAAGGGCTGGAGGGCAATGTCATTCAGCGGCTGATGGCGCGCTCGCTCGACGAGCCCTTCACCGTCTATGGCGTGCTGGCGCGCTCGATCGATGTCGATGATTCGCGCGAGCATGTGACCTTCCGTCTCGACCCGCGCGCCCGCTTCTCCGATGGCGCGCCGCTCACCTCGGCGGATGTGCGCTTCTCCTTCGATCTGCTGAAGGCCAAGGGCCGTCCGCAGCAGCGCAGCGCCTATGGGCTGGTGAATCGCGTCGAGACGCCGGACGCGCAGACGATCAGCTTCGACCTCACCGGCGCCAATGATCGCGAGCTGCCGCTGATCCTCGGCTTTCTGCCCGTGCTGCCCAAGCACGCCACCGATGTCGAGCATTTCACCGACGCCACGCTGAAGCCGCCGATCGGCTCCGGCCCCTATGTGGTCGAGGAGGTCGAGCCCGGCGCGCGGCTCGTGCTGAAGCGCGATCCGTCCTATTGGGGCAAGGACCTGCCGATGCAGCGCGGGCTCTATAATTTCGATCAGATCGACGTGAATTATTTCCGCGACGCCAATTCGCTGTTCGAGGCCTTCAAGGCCGGCGTCGTCGATTATCGCGAGGAGTCCAACACGACGCGCTGGGCCAGCGGCTATGATTTCCCCGCCGTGCGCGACGGGCGCGTCGCCGTGGAGACTCTGCCGAGCCCCGGCCCCAAGGGCATGGAAGGCTTCGTCTTCAACACGCGGCGGCCCATGTTCCAGGACACGCGCCTGCGCGAGGCGCTGGGCCTGATGTTCGATTTCGAATGGATCAACGCCAATCTCTATTCCGGCCTCTACACGCGCACCAAGAGCTTCTTCGACGAATCGGAGCTCGCCTCCACCGGCCGCCCGGCCAGCGAGGCGGAGCGCGCCCTGCTCGCCCCCTTCCCCGGCGCCGTGCGCGAGGACATTCTGGAAGGGCGCTGGCGCCCGCCCGTGCATGACGGCAGCGGCCGCGACCGCGAGCCCGCCCGCCGCGCGCTGGAGCTGCTCGGCGAGGCCGGCTACAGGCTCGTCGACAATCGGCTGATGAAGAATGGCGATCCGCTCTCCTTCGAGATCATGGTCGCCAATCGCGATCAGGAGCGTCTGGCGCTGTTCTTCGCCTCCTCGCTGCAGCGCATCGGCGTCGCCGCGAGCGTACGCCTCGTCGACGAGGTGCAATATCAGCGTCGCCGCCAGAAGTTCGAATTCGACGTGATGTTCGGAACCTGGACCGCCTCCGCCTCGCCCGGCAATGAGCAGCGCATGCGCTGGGGCTCCGCAAGCGCCGCGCAAGAAGGCTCCTATAATCTCGCGGGAGCCTCCTCTCCGGCGATAGACGCGCTCATCGCAGCGCTGCTGTCCGCGCGCGGGCGCGAGGATTTCGTCGCCGCCGTGCGCGCCTACGACCGCGCGCTACTCTCCGGTTTTTACATCGTGCCGCTCTATCACTCCTCGACGCAATGGATCGCTCACTCGACGAAAATCGCGAGGCCGTCGAAATTGCCCCGCTACTCTCCCTTGTTTGGCGCCACGCTCGAGACATGGTGGAGGACGGAGCCGTGA
- a CDS encoding AMP-binding protein: protein MTLADNSGRALSRAHPLTMFGLDALIAGAARLRPMRLAAADASTGAAIDHAELDRRVAAFRADLRSFDFQPGERIILFAAPSSATLIALIGIISAGLEPVAAPLGLSVGALAAGARAVAAAALIAPASIGGESLEELVFGVAAQAPSIRLIGSLDGTIDGAVDFGPRSRSENDSPASTRAAPGKKVLIGALDQYGAPHFHEQAGLVSSGLGLIAKAHVNGSAPLLSLVSPGTIGGLVAGPLAALLSGAALHFLAPFDAADFLATLDALGPLRLVAPRAAMADLDAAGLLTSGALLACIAVHRAGEDEPAFEPSHPYSCPIIEIGADGALRAPPRPVAGRAAY, encoded by the coding sequence GTGACGCTCGCCGACAACTCCGGCCGCGCGCTCTCGCGCGCGCATCCGCTGACCATGTTCGGCCTCGACGCGCTGATCGCCGGCGCGGCGCGGCTGCGCCCCATGCGCCTCGCCGCCGCCGACGCCTCGACCGGCGCGGCGATCGACCACGCCGAGCTCGACCGCCGCGTCGCCGCCTTTCGCGCCGATCTGCGCAGCTTCGATTTTCAGCCCGGCGAGCGCATCATTCTCTTCGCCGCGCCGAGCAGCGCGACGCTGATCGCGCTCATCGGAATCATCTCCGCCGGCCTCGAGCCGGTGGCGGCGCCGCTCGGCCTCTCGGTCGGCGCTCTGGCGGCCGGCGCGCGCGCCGTCGCGGCCGCGGCGCTCATCGCGCCGGCCTCGATCGGCGGCGAGAGCCTCGAGGAGCTGGTCTTCGGCGTCGCCGCGCAAGCGCCTTCGATAAGGCTCATCGGATCGCTCGACGGGACCATAGACGGGGCCGTCGATTTCGGTCCGCGCTCGCGCAGCGAGAATGATTCGCCCGCCTCGACGCGCGCCGCGCCGGGCAAGAAAGTGCTGATCGGCGCGCTGGACCAATATGGCGCGCCGCATTTCCACGAGCAGGCGGGGCTCGTCTCCAGCGGCCTCGGCCTCATCGCCAAGGCGCATGTCAATGGCTCGGCGCCGCTGCTGTCGCTGGTCTCCCCGGGCACGATCGGCGGCCTCGTCGCCGGGCCGCTCGCCGCGCTGCTCTCCGGCGCGGCGCTGCATTTCCTCGCGCCTTTCGACGCCGCCGATTTCCTCGCGACGCTCGACGCGCTCGGCCCTCTGCGCCTCGTCGCGCCGCGCGCGGCGATGGCCGATCTCGACGCGGCCGGCCTGCTGACGAGCGGCGCGCTACTCGCCTGCATCGCCGTCCATCGCGCCGGCGAGGACGAGCCCGCCTTCGAGCCCTCGCACCCTTATTCCTGCCCGATCATCGAGATCGGCGCGGACGGCGCCCTGCGCGCCCCTCCGCGCCCTGTCGCAGGCCGCGCCGCCTATTGA
- a CDS encoding DUF1810 domain-containing protein produces the protein MSADDPFDLRRFVEAQASVIETAIAELAAGRKRTHWMWFVFPQLEGLGSSAMAKRYAISSAAEARAFLAHEILGERLRAGTRLVLAAERPLAEIFGAPDDLKFKSSMTLFAEAAPQETLFAEAIARCCGGARDAATLRRLAQ, from the coding sequence ATGTCGGCCGACGATCCCTTCGATCTACGCCGTTTCGTCGAGGCGCAGGCTTCCGTCATCGAGACGGCGATCGCGGAGCTCGCCGCCGGGCGCAAGCGAACGCATTGGATGTGGTTCGTCTTTCCGCAGCTCGAGGGGCTGGGCTCCAGCGCCATGGCGAAGCGCTATGCGATAAGCTCGGCGGCGGAGGCGCGCGCGTTTCTCGCACATGAGATTTTGGGCGAGAGGCTGCGCGCCGGCACGCGCCTCGTTCTCGCCGCGGAGCGTCCGCTCGCCGAGATTTTCGGCGCGCCGGACGATCTCAAGTTCAAATCCTCGATGACGCTCTTCGCCGAGGCGGCGCCGCAGGAGACGCTGTTCGCCGAAGCGATCGCGCGCTGCTGCGGCGGCGCGCGGGATGCGGCGACGCTGCGCCGCCTCGCTCAATAG
- a CDS encoding quinone-dependent dihydroorotate dehydrogenase — translation MIEVFFGDLATALFRRLPPETAHQATIAALQLMPAPKPPRDDPRLAVSAFGLDFPNPIGLAAGFDKNAEVPDAMLAMGFGFAEVGTLTPKPQAGNARPRVFRLPEDRGIVNRYGFNNVGHTLAYERLLARRSRGGIVGVNIGANKDAADRIADYERGIAAFSELASYFTVNVSSPNTPGLRDLQEKTALSELLARVLSARERARRRRPVLLKIAPDLSLAQLDDVVSVARAREIDGMIVSNTTLARPQTLASPFAKEAGGLSGAPLFDLSTKMLAETFLRVEGQFPLIGVGGVDSAAAALAKIEAGASLVQLYSALVYEGPGLVGRIKSGILETLEREGATLAALVGRRAGAK, via the coding sequence ATGATCGAGGTTTTTTTCGGCGATCTCGCCACCGCGCTGTTTCGCCGACTGCCGCCGGAGACGGCGCATCAGGCGACGATCGCGGCCTTGCAGCTCATGCCGGCGCCGAAGCCGCCGCGCGACGATCCGCGCCTCGCCGTCAGCGCCTTCGGCCTCGATTTTCCCAATCCGATCGGCCTCGCCGCCGGCTTCGACAAAAACGCCGAGGTTCCCGACGCCATGCTGGCCATGGGCTTCGGCTTCGCCGAGGTCGGCACGCTGACGCCCAAGCCGCAGGCCGGCAACGCGCGTCCGCGCGTGTTTCGGCTGCCCGAGGATCGCGGAATCGTCAATCGCTACGGCTTCAACAATGTCGGCCATACGCTCGCCTATGAAAGGCTGCTGGCGCGGCGCTCGCGCGGCGGAATCGTCGGCGTCAACATCGGCGCCAATAAGGACGCCGCGGACCGCATCGCCGATTATGAGCGCGGCATTGCGGCCTTCTCCGAGCTGGCGAGCTATTTCACCGTCAATGTCTCCTCGCCCAACACGCCGGGCCTGCGCGATCTGCAGGAGAAGACCGCGCTCTCCGAGCTTTTGGCGCGCGTGCTCTCGGCGCGCGAGCGGGCGAGGCGCCGGCGCCCGGTTCTGCTGAAGATCGCGCCGGATCTCTCGCTCGCGCAGCTCGACGATGTGGTGAGCGTCGCGCGCGCGCGGGAGATCGACGGGATGATCGTCTCCAACACGACGCTGGCGCGGCCTCAGACTTTGGCCTCGCCTTTCGCGAAAGAGGCGGGCGGGCTCTCGGGCGCGCCGCTCTTCGATCTCTCGACGAAAATGCTCGCCGAGACGTTTCTGCGCGTCGAGGGGCAGTTTCCGCTCATCGGTGTCGGCGGCGTCGATTCGGCCGCTGCGGCGCTCGCCAAGATCGAGGCGGGGGCGAGCCTGGTGCAGCTCTATAGCGCGCTCGTCTATGAGGGGCCGGGACTGGTCGGGCGCATAAAGAGCGGGATTTTGGAGACGCTGGAGCGCGAGGGCGCGACGCTGGCGGCGCTCGTCGGACGGCGGGCGGGCGCGAAATAG